The DNA region TACGGCCGCACCCGGGCCTTGGGATGAGTCCATGCAAACTCTCGTGGCGAGCGCCGAGTTGCCTGTCCATTTCTCGCACGGCACGCCGATCCTATCGACGGTCGACGGGCAGGCATGCGCGGCTTTAGCCGAACTCCTGGGGCAAGGGCTATCGCAGGAGAGGGTACGGCGCTGGTTGGCTCATAGCATGCGGCGCTGCACCGCCTTGGAAGCGCTGCCTGACAATCCGTTGGCGGGAGTTCCAGGTCACGTTCATCTCAACGACTTCGTCCATTGGCGACGGGCGCTCGACTTGGCTCAGGCGCAGCGGACCGATGGAGCCCGGCCGTCGCTGTTGCTCCTGCCGGCCCTGGAGATGATATGCCGGGGATGGGCGGCAGCTGAGGAGGCCGGCCGGCGGCTTCTGCCGGCCCCGGCGGCTCGGGTCTGGAGCGCCGCAATGCGGGCTGGGCCGGCGGAGGCGCTGGCTTTCTCGCTAGCGACGTTGCGCACACCCGATGGCGCGGATCCAGGTAACAGCATCGTCTGGTGCCCGGCTGCGCATCTGGCGGGCGCCCCGCGACGGTTCGTGCGGCTGATTGGCCTCACCGCCGGCGGTTGGCCTCGAGGCGTTTCCGCCGATCCGCTCCTGCCTGACCATATCCTCTCCTTGGACGACGATCAGGCGCCGACACGTTCACAGACCGATCGGCGGGCGTTCGCTTCGATCGCGCGCTACGCCGAGAACCTTTCCTTCTCCTACAGTCGGCGCAACGCCCGCGGAGGCCTGCAGACCCATAGCCCGCTTTTGCCTGCGCATCTGACACCGGTTCGGCTGGCCCGTCAGCGTATTCCTGAGCACGCCTTTAGCGCTGCGGACCGGCTGGCCGCTCGAGCCGAGGAGGCGCGGCAGAACCCGCGCATCGCGCGGGCCGTCGGATGCTGGCTGGCCCGCCGATCGGCCGACGTCGGGCCGCATGACGGGATTATCCAAGCCGATCATCCGGTGGTGATCCGCGCGTTGCAGCAGCCGCAATCGGCAACTTCCTTGCGGCGGCTGCTGCGCGACCCGCAGGGATTCGTCTGGCGCTACGCCCTCGGCTGGCGGGAGACCGTCGTTACTGACCCGGCGTTCGATTTGGACCCGCGAGCCTTTGGCGACCTGGTTCACCGGTTGCTGCAGCGGACCGTGAATGTTCTGGAGCAAGGACCCGGCTTCGGCCGGGCATCTGCTGACGAGCTCGAAGCGGCATTAGGTACGGCCAGCGCCGCGGTCCTTGTCGACTGGCCGCTCGAACGGTCGGCGCCGCCGCCGCTGCTGTGGCGCTACACGCTTGACCAAGCCCGGACGGTGGCATTACGCGCCTTGCAGCTCGATCCGAGCTTTGAGGCAGGTACCCGCAGCTGGACCGAAGTGCGGTTCGGGGACCCCGACGGAATCGAGGCTGACCCAAACGCTCCATGGGATCCGCGCGAGATCGTTCCGGTGCCCGGCGTGCAGCTCGCGATCCGCGGCGCCATCGATCGACTCGAGCTCGACACCGGCGATCGGCGAGCTCGCGTCACCGACTACAAGACAGGAGCGGTTCCTAAGGCGCCGAACGACCTGCGGCTGGGAGGCGGCACCGAACTGCAACGCGTGTTATACGCAGTGGCCGTCGCCCACCATCGGCCGGAGACTCGAATACAGACCCGGCTGGTGTTTCTGGCGGAGGAGAACCCGCAGCCTTATCCGCTTCGAGGTGAAGATCTGGATCAGGCGCTTGCTGACGCCGCTCAGCACCTCAAGGCCGGTGTGACTCTCATACGGGCTGGGACCAGTTTGCCGGGTCCGCACGATCCCTGGGAGGATTGGAACGACCTGCGTATCGCGCTGCCGGCTATCGGGGAGCCTTTCACCAGGATCAAGGACGCGGCGTTTCGTCGGGCATTCGGCGATTTCGCTGCAGTGTGGCGGGCGCGATGACCGAGCCTCGGGATATTGCGGCCCGGGTGCGGGCTCTGTCTGACTTCGGTTCGACGCTATTGGTGGAGGCGGCCGCCGGCACGGGCAAGACATCGCTGCTGGCCGGACGGATTGCACTGCTGTTGGCGAGCGGCGTGCCGCCCGCGTCGATTGCCGCCATCACCTTTACGCGGCTTGCGGCGGACGAGCTCGCCGGCCGGGTACGCGAGACCATCGAGGACCTCTTGGCGAAGAGGGTCCCGCGCCCGTTGCAGGCGGTTCTTCCTGTGGGGCTCGACGACAACCAGCACCGCGCCCTGGAGGCGGCGGCAGCAGGATTTGACGCCCTGACGACCGCGACCATCCACGGTTTCTGCCAAGAGATCCTGTGCCGCTATGCCGTCGAGGCCGATGTCGACCCCGGCGCGGTGGTCTTGGACAAGGACGGGGCAGAACTGGCTTTCGGACAGGTGTTCGAGGCCTGGCTCGGCCGGCGGCTTGGCGAAGGCGGGCGGCCGGACGATCCGATCGCGATCCTGGCGCAGCGCGATCCGCGCAAGTCGACGAAAACCTTGCGCGAGATGGCTGATTTCCGTCGCAAACATCGCAACGCGACGGCGCCAGTGGTGGACCTGACCAGCCGGCCGGACCTTGCGTTCAGTGACGCGGTGGATACGTTCAGACGGGCCGCGGCCGCTGCACCGGCCGACAATCGCACCACTATCGTCCTACAGAATCTGGAGGCGCTGGACCATCACTTTCGAGACGGCTTCGCTGTCGTCACTGACTTCTCCCGCCTGTGGCGATTGGCCCATCCGCCTCGGCTGAACTGCATGGCGAAGGATTCTTTCGACCTCCAGCGCCCTCGGCATCTCGGAACGTCGGCGCCAACGGCTGCAGCTGTCCACCTTGAGCTGGTGGCGGCCTACGAGTTCAGCGACGCAGCCTATCGGCGTTTAATGGGCATTATCAGCAGCGGCGTTTTCGCCACTCTGTTCCCGGAGCTGGACGAGGTGCTCGCCGACTATGACGCCTACAAGCGCCGGGCGGCGCTCCTCGATTTCGATGATCTTCTGATCCGCACCCGGCGGCTGTTGCACGGCCATGAGTCGGTCCGCCTGGCTCTCGCGGCGCGCTATCGCCACCTTCTCGTAGATGAGTTCCAGGACACCGATCCCAGCCAGTGCGACATCATCTTCCGGATCACGGCGGCCGAGCCGGCCGAGCAATGGACGGAGCTCGCGCCCCGTGCCGGCGCTCTCTTCCTGGTTGGCGATCCTAAGCAGGCGATCTTCCAGTTCCGCGGCGCTCACATCTCCAACTACGAGGTCGCCAAAGCAGTGATCGTGCGGGCTTGGCCCGACAATGTTCTCCAGATAAGCGCCAATTTCCGCTCGCGCGAGGGAGTGCTGACCTATGTCAATGGCGCTTTCCGGGCTGCTCTGAACGCGGTGTCGCAGCCAGGTTATGTCGAACTGGAAGCCACGCGAAGAGACGATCCGGCGCGCCCGAGCGCTACCCGGCTGTCCATCGCGGCGCCTCCGGGCTCCAACCGCGAGGCCCTGCAGATCGAGGAAGCCGACGCTGTCGCAGCAGTCTGCGCAAAGCTGGTGGGTGCACGGCTCCTGCGAGAAGCTGATGGCCGCATCCGGCCGGTGCTTGCGCGCGATATCGCTTTGCTTGTGCCGACCAGCAACAGCCTCTGGCTGTTCGAGCGAGCGTTGCGCAGGGTCGGACTTCCCATCGCTTCCCAGGCGGGGAAGGGACTCTATCGCCGCCAGGAGACGCTGGATGTCATTGCCCTGGTGCGGGTGTTGGCAGACGCCAAGGACACTGCCGCCTTCGGCGCTTTAATGAGGGGCCCATTGGTCGGCTTCACCGATCAGGCCCTGCTCGACATCGCCGCGGCGCTGCCTGAGCGGGACGGGCGGCCAGGTGTCTTTACGGCGGCCACCCCGCTCGACGATATCGCCGATCTGGAAGCGCGTGCGGTGATGTCCGATCTGGTGGCGCTGCGCCGTCGCGCGCGGTTCACCAGCCCGGCACAGCTGCTCGGCGAGGCGATCGAGCGGCTCAGCGTACGCGTCGCAATCTCGCTGCGCGATGATCCGCGTCACGCGGCAGCGGCCACGGCCAATATCGACGTCATCCTGGAGCGCGCGGCTCGTTACGGGGTCCGTGGACTTCGCCGGCTTGCTGCGGATCTCCACGCGGACTGGCGTGATAACCGCGAGGCGTCCGAGGGTTGGGGCGAGGTCGATGGCGACGCTGTCTCTATCGTCACCATGCACAGCGCCAAGGGGCTCGAATGGCCCATTGTGATCCCCATCAACGGCGTAGTGCGACCGCGCTCGCCTGACCGATTTGTCCGCCATCCTGATCGCGGCACGCTCCATTGGCTGGTCGGTGACATCGCTGCGCCAGAGCTTGCAGAAACGGTCCGCCAGGATGCAGAGAGTCAGCAACGTGAAAGGGTGCGGCTTTGGTATGTGGCGTGCACGCGCGCCCGGGACTTCTTGATCTTACCCCATCATCCGGATGCAAATGCACGCTCCTGGGGGCGCGTGCTTGACCTTGGCGCTGCCGGCCTGCCGGAGATCAATCTGGACGCTTTTGAGGGGGGCCCGACAGCCGCGGGCGATCCGCCTGCCAATGGCCAGGACGCTGCGACCTTCGCAGAGGAGGCGAACCGCATCGCTGCGGCGAGTCCGCCCATTACCTGGTTGCGGCCCAGCGACCACGATGCCGACCGAGCCCAGAGGGTAGAAGTCGTTTCGGACTCCATCGACGAGGAGGAGACATGGATCGCCACTGGCGGGCGCTTGCGGGGCTTGGTGCTGCACAAGCTGATGGAGGAAATCCTGGAGGAGGATTTGGTTGAAGAGGCTGGCGCGCTCGCCGGGCGGGCGCGCGAGCTGGCCGCCCAGCTCCTCGCTCCGGGCGAGACTGATGAGAGCCTCGCGGATGTTGCGGAACTTGCCCAGACTGTGCTTCGCACGCTCGCCTTACCCGATGTTGCCGGTTTGCGGCCGCGGCTGCGTGCGGAGTTGCCGATCTATGCCGTGATCGGGCCAGCGAGCGAAGCCCAGCCGATGGCGGGCCGGGTGGACGCTGCGGTTCGCGCAGAGGATGGCGCGTTCGAGGTGGTCGTGGACTGGAAGAGCGACATAGCGCCGGGCACGCAGCAACTGGCCGACCATGTAGACCAGCTTCGGCTTTATCTGGAGGCAACCGGCGCGCCGCGCGGCGCCCTGGTCTATATGAGCCTCGGACGGGTTCGGTGGGTCGAACCCGCAAACTGAGGGCGACCTGGACTAGAGGGTTACGCCGCCGCCGAGCTTGCGAAGCTCATGCAGGGGGAAAGGACGCGCGGTGTCGGTGTCATATTGGGCATGCGCACCACGCAGTCGGTGGACCAGGGTCGCAAGGGTCAGGGGATCGTCTCCATCCTGGCGAAAGGCGACGCAGATCTCGTCCATCTGTGAGCTGACCCGGCCCAGGCTCTCCTTTGGCCGGCGTACGCCTTCTTCAATTTCGGCGTGTCGCGAGATGCGGGCAGCGTAATGCTGGGCATTGGAGACCGTAACCGGCTTCTGTTTCAAGCCGTAGAAGGTGCGTGTCGCCGCGCCCCAGACGAAGAGGCCGCTCGGCCAACTGGTTTCCGTGTCGTGGTGATAATAGGGTTGCCGCTTGGGATCGGGGCTGGTGCGAACGATCCGCAGATTGGGCAGGTCATTGGGCGTCAGCGTTCTGTTGGCAATCGTCAGGTGATCGAAGACCAACCTTCCATTCGCCAATGCCGACAGCCTGTGGGTAAGGGTTTCCCCCTCGCAAATCACCAACGCCGGGCCGACCCGGTTGATATCCTCCATCGCCATGGTGAAGAAGGTCTCGAACTTGGCGAGGTTCTCCTCCTGGCGGCCTCGACCGAATTTGCCGTAATCGCCCTTCAGGATCCGCAGGTAAGTGACTGCATAGGGCGCCCATTGCGGCGTTCCGGTCTCGTCCGGAAGCGCGCACTCCAGTCGCCCTTCTTTGGTACGGGCGGCAAGCGGAAAGGCGTGGCCTTTGCGCTGCTGGCCCGCCACGAGGTCGGCGTTCCTCTGGATGATT from Bradyrhizobium genosp. L includes:
- a CDS encoding UvrD-helicase domain-containing protein yields the protein MTEPRDIAARVRALSDFGSTLLVEAAAGTGKTSLLAGRIALLLASGVPPASIAAITFTRLAADELAGRVRETIEDLLAKRVPRPLQAVLPVGLDDNQHRALEAAAAGFDALTTATIHGFCQEILCRYAVEADVDPGAVVLDKDGAELAFGQVFEAWLGRRLGEGGRPDDPIAILAQRDPRKSTKTLREMADFRRKHRNATAPVVDLTSRPDLAFSDAVDTFRRAAAAAPADNRTTIVLQNLEALDHHFRDGFAVVTDFSRLWRLAHPPRLNCMAKDSFDLQRPRHLGTSAPTAAAVHLELVAAYEFSDAAYRRLMGIISSGVFATLFPELDEVLADYDAYKRRAALLDFDDLLIRTRRLLHGHESVRLALAARYRHLLVDEFQDTDPSQCDIIFRITAAEPAEQWTELAPRAGALFLVGDPKQAIFQFRGAHISNYEVAKAVIVRAWPDNVLQISANFRSREGVLTYVNGAFRAALNAVSQPGYVELEATRRDDPARPSATRLSIAAPPGSNREALQIEEADAVAAVCAKLVGARLLREADGRIRPVLARDIALLVPTSNSLWLFERALRRVGLPIASQAGKGLYRRQETLDVIALVRVLADAKDTAAFGALMRGPLVGFTDQALLDIAAALPERDGRPGVFTAATPLDDIADLEARAVMSDLVALRRRARFTSPAQLLGEAIERLSVRVAISLRDDPRHAAAATANIDVILERAARYGVRGLRRLAADLHADWRDNREASEGWGEVDGDAVSIVTMHSAKGLEWPIVIPINGVVRPRSPDRFVRHPDRGTLHWLVGDIAAPELAETVRQDAESQQRERVRLWYVACTRARDFLILPHHPDANARSWGRVLDLGAAGLPEINLDAFEGGPTAAGDPPANGQDAATFAEEANRIAAASPPITWLRPSDHDADRAQRVEVVSDSIDEEETWIATGGRLRGLVLHKLMEEILEEDLVEEAGALAGRARELAAQLLAPGETDESLADVAELAQTVLRTLALPDVAGLRPRLRAELPIYAVIGPASEAQPMAGRVDAAVRAEDGAFEVVVDWKSDIAPGTQQLADHVDQLRLYLEATGAPRGALVYMSLGRVRWVEPAN
- a CDS encoding PD-(D/E)XK nuclease family protein, which codes for MAADSQRPQAQSDLFRTVVVDGPLALRMARLKAAREGAVGHQIVSLPQLAARLAGGFVRPAQREELEPALAEALAEGGFAELTPLQSLPGTVRALVRTFERLWSAGFDLSSVAPTPRLSDLALIESRVKARLGPGVLTPPDLAVAAIARIRLAPDLLGPVALQHIVWIPPVWRSLLAALGEVTTVTGLSGEEPGGGPTTVTAWVCADPHAEVVEALRWARELIASGTAKPEEIAIATAAPGPWDESMQTLVASAELPVHFSHGTPILSTVDGQACAALAELLGQGLSQERVRRWLAHSMRRCTALEALPDNPLAGVPGHVHLNDFVHWRRALDLAQAQRTDGARPSLLLLPALEMICRGWAAAEEAGRRLLPAPAARVWSAAMRAGPAEALAFSLATLRTPDGADPGNSIVWCPAAHLAGAPRRFVRLIGLTAGGWPRGVSADPLLPDHILSLDDDQAPTRSQTDRRAFASIARYAENLSFSYSRRNARGGLQTHSPLLPAHLTPVRLARQRIPEHAFSAADRLAARAEEARQNPRIARAVGCWLARRSADVGPHDGIIQADHPVVIRALQQPQSATSLRRLLRDPQGFVWRYALGWRETVVTDPAFDLDPRAFGDLVHRLLQRTVNVLEQGPGFGRASADELEAALGTASAAVLVDWPLERSAPPPLLWRYTLDQARTVALRALQLDPSFEAGTRSWTEVRFGDPDGIEADPNAPWDPREIVPVPGVQLAIRGAIDRLELDTGDRRARVTDYKTGAVPKAPNDLRLGGGTELQRVLYAVAVAHHRPETRIQTRLVFLAEENPQPYPLRGEDLDQALADAAQHLKAGVTLIRAGTSLPGPHDPWEDWNDLRIALPAIGEPFTRIKDAAFRRAFGDFAAVWRAR